Proteins encoded by one window of Lathyrus oleraceus cultivar Zhongwan6 chromosome 1, CAAS_Psat_ZW6_1.0, whole genome shotgun sequence:
- the LOC127138327 gene encoding transcription factor GTE1 — protein MVHNSEENPYNHSISIENLNRYKHFLYGLNTQVNQLEKQVKEVEQFYQSIDVQNNDCKNKGREKPPTGSKKPLQRASEEMQEEVMRHFSKMLSEITQHKWAWPFLEPVDVEGLGLDDYFEIIEKPMDFSTIKRKMNDKEGSGYKNVREIYADVRLIFNNAMKYNDEKSDIHVMAKTLLDKFEKKWLHLYPKVAKAESELSKEEARENLTKKLAQETAYANMTRKLSTELSKADVTLTNLKTTMIAKCRKLSPREKLLLAAEITKLTPDNLRNALEMLNENNPNFQYSADNVTTEDVTLDLDYQSNYNAWRLYMFVKNAVELQDATSAVTHDVNIEEKEPDAKRRRMV, from the exons ATGGTGCATAATTCTGAGGAAAACCCTTACAATCACTCTATTTCCATTGAAAATTTAAACCGCTATAAGCATTTTCTCTATGGACTTAACACCCAAGTTAATCAG CTTGAGAAGCAAGTAAAGGAGGTTGAACAGTTTTACCAATCCATTGATGTTCAAAACAATGATTGCAAAAACAAAGGCCGGGAGAAGCCTCCTACTGGATCTAAGAAGCCACTGCAACGTGCTTCGGAAGAAATGCAAGAGGAGGTCATGCGCCATTTCTCCAAAATGTTGAGTGAG ATAACTCAGCACAAATGGGCATGGCCCTTTTTGGAACCTGTAGATGTTGAAGGTCTCGGGCTGGATGATTATTTTGAG ATCATAGAGAAGCCTATGGATTTTAGCACtataaaaagaaaaatgaatgATAAAGAAGGCTCTGGTTATAAGAATGTGAGGGAGATATATGCTGATGTAAGGCTTATTTTTAATAATGCAATGAAATACAATGATGAAAAGAGTGATATCCATGTGATGGCAAAGACCTTGCTGGACAAGTTTGAGAAGAAATGGCTGCATCTTTATCCTAAAGTTGCTAAGGCT GAGAGTGAACTATCAAAAGAAGAAGCACGTGAGAATTTGACTAAAAAACTTGCTCAAGAAACTGCTTATGCCAACATGACTAGGAAATTAAGCACTGAG CTTTCTAAGGCAGATGTGACTTTGACGAATCTCAAAACTACAATGATTGCAAAATGCAG GAAACTGTCACCTCGGGAGAAACTGTTACTTGCAGCTGAAATCACTAAATTGACTCCTGATAACCTCCGCAACGCATTAGAGATGCTTAATGAGAATAATCCAAATTTCCAATATAGTGCCGACAATGTGACTACTGAAGATGTGACCCTTGACCTTGACTATCAG AGCAACTACAACGCGTGGAGATTGTATATGTTTGTCAAAAATGCGGTAGAACTTCAAGATGCAACAAGCGCGGTTACTCATGATGTCAACATTGAGGAAAAGGAACCAGATGCCAAAAGGAGGAGAATGGTGTGA